The Paramisgurnus dabryanus chromosome 1, PD_genome_1.1, whole genome shotgun sequence genome includes a window with the following:
- the gjz1 gene encoding uncharacterized protein gjz1, translating into MAAIVTGLIPILRTAVDSTATYKGRTVWFGLLSIRLVVIFLAQFPWKSLNEDFHCNDTVICNKFCFNKHFDRSITMTWHFLFILLVLSVLIMELFSSQLRHSVQKKQVKEMESQNEQVYLNDPITTVGGKMRIDLHKSKNSVLVYLFSVTLRIIVEALFVYDLLFWVLPKVSDSIYQCNAAEFNGCSSYNLCVVRGLAEKRMSVYALLFMSILVIVLSCLFFFYSIFHYIICSKG; encoded by the coding sequence ATGGCAGCGATTGTTACTGGTCTTATACCAATCCTTCGCACCGCAGTGGACTCAACCGCAACCTATAAAGGTCGCACGGTGTGGTTCGGCCTGCTCTCCATTCGCCTGGTGGTGATCTTTTTGGCTCAGTTTCCCTGGAAATCCCTGAACGAAGACTTCCACTGTAATGACACAGTCATCTGCAATAAATTCTGctttaataaacattttgacAGGTCAATAACAATGACATGGCATTTCCTCTTCATCCTCCTTGTGCTCTCGGTTCTTATCATGGAGTTGTTCTCATCCCAGCTTCGACATTCCGTCCAAAAGAAGCAGGTGAAAGAAATGGAATCCCAAAATGAGCAGGTGTATCTTAATGATCCCATCACAACGGTGGGCGGTAAGATGAGGATAGATCTTCACAAGAGCAAAAACAGCGTGTTGGTGTACCTGTTCAGCGTGACACTTCGGATCATTGTGGAGGCTTTATTTGTGTACGACTTGCTCTTCTGGGTTCTGCCTAAAGTGAGTGACAGCATATACCAATGTAATGCAGCAGAGTTTAATGGATGTTCATCATACAACCTGTGTGTGGTCCGTGGATTAGCCGAAAAGAGAATGTCTGTCTATGCGCTGCTTTTTATGTCTATCCTGGTCATTGTTTTGAGCTGTCTGTTCTTTTTCTACTCAATATTTCACTATATTATTTGTAGTAAAGGGTAA